Proteins encoded in a region of the Zea mays cultivar B73 chromosome 4, Zm-B73-REFERENCE-NAM-5.0, whole genome shotgun sequence genome:
- the LOC100281768 gene encoding Mitogen-activated protein kinase 13, giving the protein MDFFTEYGEASQYQIQEVIGKGSYGVVAAAIDSHTGERVAIKKINDIFGNVSDAARILREIKLLRLLRHPNIVQIKHIMLPPTRREFKDIYVVFELMESDLHQVIKANDNLTPEHHRFFLYQLIRALKYMHSAHVFHRDLKPRNILANSDSKLKICDFGLARASFNDSLSAIYWTDYVATRWYRAPELCGSFFSSYTPAIDIWSIGCIFAEVLTGTPLFPGRNVVHQLDLITDLLGTPSFRSLSQIHSDKAREYLLGMPRKRPIPFSHKFRNADPLALRLLERLLAFDPKDRPTAEEALADPYFSGLSKLELEPSAQPISKVDFEFEGRKLTKAGVREMIYREILEYHPQMLQEYIEGGDQIHFLYPSGVDRFQRQFAHLEENYRRGVASTPPRRQPTSLPRERVCSSEDGHSQDSDSEEQRAASYVARTTISPPRSQEEGGKLQPAYQSAAAAADSCAKSYLKGAASISGASRRGIKGDNGRKEKESPRL; this is encoded by the exons ATGGACTTCTTCACGGAATATGGGGAGGCGAGTCAGTATCAAATCCAAGAGGTCATTGGTAAGGGAAGTTATGGAGTAGTTGCTGCTGCAATTGATAGTCACACTGGGGAGCGGGTTGCGATCAAGAAGATAAATGATATTTTTGGTAATGTCTCGGATGCTGCTCGCATTTTGCGGGAAATCAAGCTTCTTCGTCTGCTTCGTCACCCAAACATAGTCCAGATTAAGCACATTATGTTGCCCCCTACCCGAAGGGAGTTCAAAGATATCTATGTTGTTTTTGAGCTCATGGAGTCTGACCTGCATCAAGTGATCAAAGCAAATGATAACCTGACTCCAGAGCATCACCGCTTTTTCCTGTATCAACTTATTCGTGCTCTCAAGTACATGCATTCAG CCCATGTATTTCATCGTGATTTAAAGCCCAGGAACATACTGGCCAATTCAGACAGCAAACTAAAGATCTGCGACTTTGGACTTGCACGTGCATCATTTAACGACTCTCTTTCAGCTATCTATTGGACA GATTATGTCGCAACAAGGTGGTACCGGGCTCCTGAATTATGTGGCTCCTTTTTCTCCAGT TACACCCCTGCAATTGATATTTGGAGTATAGGGTGCATTTTTGCTGAAGTTCTCACCGGAACGCCATTGTTTCCTGGGAGGAATGTTGTGCACCAATTAGACTTAATAACAGATCTCCTTGGAACACCATCGTTTAGATCCTTATCCCAG ATTCACAGTGATAAGGCCAGGGAATATTTGCTTGGCATGCCGAGGAAGCGCCCTATTCCATTTTCTCATAAGTTCCGTAATGCCGATCCTCTGGCTCTCCGGTTGCTAGAGCGTTTACTTGCATTTGACCCGAAAGATCGACCTACTGCTGAAGAG GCTTTAGCTGATCCATACTTCAGTGGCCTTTCTAAATTGGAACTTGAGCCTTCAGCACAACCAATTTCGAAGGTTGACTTTGAATTCGAGGGAAGGAAACTAACAAAGGCTGGTGTGAGAGAAATGATATATCGGGAG ATTTTGGAGTACCATCCCCAGATGCTTCAGGAGTACATCGAAGGTGGAGATCAGATTCACTTCCTATACCCAAG TGGGGTCGATCGCTTCCAGCGACAGTTTGCTCATCTCGAGGAGAACTACAGGAGAGGAGTAGCTAGCACCCCGCCGCGAAGGCAGCCCACATCTCTGCCGAG GGAGCGAGTCTGCTCATCAGAAGATGGCCACAGTCAGGACTCTGACAGCGAAGAGCAGAGAGCAGCATCCTACGTTGCCCGAACAACCATAAGCCCTCCAAGATCACAAGAGGAGGGCGGCAAGCTCCAGCCTGCctaccagagcgccgccgccgccgcagactCCTGCGCCAAGAGCTATCTGAAGGGTGCCGCTAGTATCAGTGGTGCTTCCAGGCGTGGCATCAAGGGGGATAATGGCCGAAAG GAGAAGGAATCTCCGAGGCTGTGA
- the LOC100281768 gene encoding mitogen-activated protein kinase 13 isoform X2, producing the protein MDFFTEYGEASQYQIQEVIGKGSYGVVAAAIDSHTGERVAIKKINDIFGNVSDAARILREIKLLRLLRHPNIVQIKHIMLPPTRREFKDIYVVFELMESDLHQVIKANDNLTPEHHRFFLYQLIRALKYMHSAHVFHRDLKPRNILANSDSKLKICDFGLARASFNDSLSAIYWTDYVATRWYRAPELCGSFFSSIHSDKAREYLLGMPRKRPIPFSHKFRNADPLALRLLERLLAFDPKDRPTAEEALADPYFSGLSKLELEPSAQPISKVDFEFEGRKLTKAGVREMIYREILEYHPQMLQEYIEGGDQIHFLYPSGVDRFQRQFAHLEENYRRGVASTPPRRQPTSLPRERVCSSEDGHSQDSDSEEQRAASYVARTTISPPRSQEEGGKLQPAYQSAAAAADSCAKSYLKGAASISGASRRGIKGDNGRKEKESPRL; encoded by the exons ATGGACTTCTTCACGGAATATGGGGAGGCGAGTCAGTATCAAATCCAAGAGGTCATTGGTAAGGGAAGTTATGGAGTAGTTGCTGCTGCAATTGATAGTCACACTGGGGAGCGGGTTGCGATCAAGAAGATAAATGATATTTTTGGTAATGTCTCGGATGCTGCTCGCATTTTGCGGGAAATCAAGCTTCTTCGTCTGCTTCGTCACCCAAACATAGTCCAGATTAAGCACATTATGTTGCCCCCTACCCGAAGGGAGTTCAAAGATATCTATGTTGTTTTTGAGCTCATGGAGTCTGACCTGCATCAAGTGATCAAAGCAAATGATAACCTGACTCCAGAGCATCACCGCTTTTTCCTGTATCAACTTATTCGTGCTCTCAAGTACATGCATTCAG CCCATGTATTTCATCGTGATTTAAAGCCCAGGAACATACTGGCCAATTCAGACAGCAAACTAAAGATCTGCGACTTTGGACTTGCACGTGCATCATTTAACGACTCTCTTTCAGCTATCTATTGGACA GATTATGTCGCAACAAGGTGGTACCGGGCTCCTGAATTATGTGGCTCCTTTTTCTCCAGT ATTCACAGTGATAAGGCCAGGGAATATTTGCTTGGCATGCCGAGGAAGCGCCCTATTCCATTTTCTCATAAGTTCCGTAATGCCGATCCTCTGGCTCTCCGGTTGCTAGAGCGTTTACTTGCATTTGACCCGAAAGATCGACCTACTGCTGAAGAG GCTTTAGCTGATCCATACTTCAGTGGCCTTTCTAAATTGGAACTTGAGCCTTCAGCACAACCAATTTCGAAGGTTGACTTTGAATTCGAGGGAAGGAAACTAACAAAGGCTGGTGTGAGAGAAATGATATATCGGGAG ATTTTGGAGTACCATCCCCAGATGCTTCAGGAGTACATCGAAGGTGGAGATCAGATTCACTTCCTATACCCAAG TGGGGTCGATCGCTTCCAGCGACAGTTTGCTCATCTCGAGGAGAACTACAGGAGAGGAGTAGCTAGCACCCCGCCGCGAAGGCAGCCCACATCTCTGCCGAG GGAGCGAGTCTGCTCATCAGAAGATGGCCACAGTCAGGACTCTGACAGCGAAGAGCAGAGAGCAGCATCCTACGTTGCCCGAACAACCATAAGCCCTCCAAGATCACAAGAGGAGGGCGGCAAGCTCCAGCCTGCctaccagagcgccgccgccgccgcagactCCTGCGCCAAGAGCTATCTGAAGGGTGCCGCTAGTATCAGTGGTGCTTCCAGGCGTGGCATCAAGGGGGATAATGGCCGAAAG GAGAAGGAATCTCCGAGGCTGTGA
- the LOC541768 gene encoding Wee1-like protein kinase — translation MLRTKTPRPRGGKARRAAPGAASAVKPAKADGRSPSGELSLQLEHVSLTSLLSDRRPASGLTRFEVLLEEEESGCYRADPTPQPPRLPEPQSMPPPPPPPPISQASPVDADETMEEKDCCILSQDFFCTPDYITPEMPQVANEFDDDDKENIPCPKSPEKSANPRSKRYRTDCSPKAREVTDFSFDHQITPVLFDSLTRDDSEEEQPKQPALEKRGGYVSQSAVALRCRVMPPPCVKNPYLNTDPCIDAAVYGGRQCNSAVFSPSIGGNGLSRYRTDFHEIEKIGYGNFSVVFKVLNRIDGCLYAVKRSIKQLHNDMERRQAVKEVQAMAALGSHENIVRYFTSWFENEQLYIQMELCDRCLSMNRNQPVKRGEALELLYQICKGLDFMHERGIAHLDVKPDNIYVRNGIYKLGDFGCATLVNRSLAIEDGDSRYMPPEMLNDKYEHLDKVDIFSLGAAVYELIRGTPLPESGSHFTSIREGKIALLPGCPMQFQSLIKSMMDPDPVRRPSAKEILRHPSFDKLHKASSK, via the exons ATGCTGAGGACCAAGACCCCGCGGCCGCGCGGCGGCAAGGCGCGCCGCGCCGCGCCCGGGGCCGCCTCGGCGGTCAAGCCCGCCAAGGCCGACGGGAGGTCGCCGTCGGGAGAGCTCTCGCTGCAGCTGGAGCACGTCTCCCTCACCTCCTTGCTCTCCGACCGCCGCCCCGCATCCGGGCTCACGCGCTTCGAGGTGCTCCTAGAGGAAGAGGAGTCGGGCTGCTACCGCGCCGACCCGACCCCGCAGCCGCCGCGACTTCCTGAGCCACAATCTatgcccccgccgccgccgccgccgccgatctCGCAGGCATCGCCGGTGGACGCAGACGAGACCATGGAGGAGAAGGATTGCTGCATCCTCAGCCAGGATTTCTTCTG CACCCCGGACTACATCACGCCGGAGATGCCGCAGGTGGCCAACGAGTTCGACGACGACGACAAG GAGAACATCCCCTGCCCAAAATCTCCGGAGAAGTCAGCGAACCCTCGTAGCAAGCGGTACAGAACCG ATTGTTCTCCCAAAGCTCGGGAGGTTACGGACTTCTCTTTCGACCATCAGATTACGCCGGTTCTGTTTGACAGCCTGACTCGAGATGATTCGGAAGAagagcagccgaagcagcctgCGCTGGAAAAGAGGGGTGGTTATGTCTCCCAGTCAGCAGTGGCTCTGCGTTGCCGGGTGATGCCTCCGCCATGCGTCAAGAATCCATACCTCAATACCGATCCATGCATAGATGCTGCTGTTTACGGTGGGAGGCAGTGCAACTCAGCAG TATTTTCTCCTTCAATTGGTGGTAATGGTCTTTCACGCTATCGAACTGATTTCCATGAAATAGAG AAAATTGGTTATGGCAACTTCAGTGTTGTGTTCAAAGTTCTGAATAGGATAGACGGGTGCTTGTATGCTGTTAAACGGAGCATCAAGCAATTGCATAATGATATGGAAAG GAGGCAAGCAGTGAAAGAAGTCCAAGCTATGGCAGCCTTAG GTTCTCACGAGAACATAGTTCGATATTTCACCTCTTGGTTTGAGAATGAGCAACTTTATATTCAGATGGAACTCTGCGACCGCTGTCTATCTATGAATCGGAACCAGCCAGTGAAGCGTGGGGAAGCCCTGGAACTGTTGTATCAG ATCTGCAAAGGCTTGGATTTCATGCACGAACGTGGCATAGCACACCTTGATGTGAAGCCTGATAACATATATGTCAGAAATGGTATTTATAAGCTCGGGGATTTTGGCTGTGCTACACTTGTTAACCGGAGTCTAGCAATTGAAGATGGAGATTCACGCTATATGCCTCCGGAAATGCTGAATGATAAGTATGAGCATCTTGACAAGGTTGATATCTTTTCTCTTGGGGCAGCCGTCTATGAGCTAATAAGAGGCACCCCGCTTCCTGAGTCTGGATCTCACTTTACAAGCATTAGAGAGGGTAAGATCGCATTGCTTCCAGGGTGCCCGATGCAGTTTCAAAGTTTAATCAAG TCTATGATGGACCCTGATCCGGTGAGGCGGCCTTCAGCAAAGGAGATCCTGAGACACCCTTCGTTTGACAAGCTCCACAAGGCCTCATCGAAGTAG